The Lewinellaceae bacterium genome has a segment encoding these proteins:
- a CDS encoding DUF4105 domain-containing protein, producing MFPYQKICVLFFLIPFSVIIAKGQRVSLSNKSEVSILTCGPGEETYSSFGHTAIEIYDPATNFHKVYNFGTFNFDTPNFYLKFIRGSLKYYVSVNEFDRFLISYIREKRTVYKQVLNLDDIQVNNIYRLLNESCKPRNRFYTYDFLFNNCTTKVRDILDQGLKGNITYDSSFVDPNYSYRDYINDHLPKGALETIGINIVFGEETNEAPSFQNYSFLPDNFSKALSFAKIGENRLVKQTKILIEQPDHLKRNNNYIFLFMAILVVLVSSILEYRKILNIIWLDLLFFFLCGLSGLVLLFLWFFTSHHPTYNNFDLLWLNPLHFVYMLALYKKNNSQFVYYYSLVNSIILFILLLSYLFFLNQDFGVLVLMVIVQVRFIGHNILNFKSWRTSLQ from the coding sequence ATGTTTCCTTATCAAAAAATCTGTGTACTTTTTTTTCTAATTCCTTTTTCTGTAATCATTGCTAAAGGTCAAAGAGTCTCTTTATCAAATAAATCTGAAGTAAGTATTCTTACCTGCGGTCCAGGTGAAGAAACATATTCTTCTTTTGGTCATACTGCTATTGAAATATATGATCCAGCAACCAATTTTCACAAAGTTTATAATTTTGGCACTTTTAATTTCGATACTCCAAATTTCTATTTAAAATTTATTAGAGGGTCTTTAAAATATTATGTTTCGGTAAATGAATTTGACCGATTTTTAATATCATATATTCGAGAAAAAAGAACTGTCTATAAACAAGTTCTAAACCTTGATGATATTCAGGTGAATAACATCTATAGACTGCTTAACGAATCCTGTAAACCCCGGAATAGGTTTTATACCTATGATTTTCTTTTTAATAATTGTACAACTAAGGTAAGAGATATTTTAGATCAAGGTTTAAAAGGAAATATCACTTATGACAGTTCATTTGTTGATCCTAATTACAGTTATCGAGATTATATAAATGATCATTTACCTAAAGGAGCATTGGAAACTATTGGTATAAATATAGTTTTTGGAGAGGAGACTAATGAAGCACCATCGTTTCAAAATTATAGCTTTTTACCGGATAATTTTTCTAAAGCACTTTCATTTGCTAAGATTGGAGAAAATAGATTAGTAAAGCAAACTAAAATTTTAATAGAACAACCTGATCACTTAAAAAGGAATAATAATTATATTTTTTTATTTATGGCCATTTTAGTTGTATTAGTTTCCTCAATTTTAGAATATCGAAAAATACTAAACATAATTTGGTTAGATTTATTATTTTTTTTCTTGTGTGGGCTTTCAGGGTTGGTTTTATTATTCCTTTGGTTTTTTACATCCCATCATCCAACTTATAATAATTTTGATTTACTCTGGCTAAATCCATTGCATTTTGTTTATATGCTTGCTCTTTATAAGAAAAATAATAGCCAATTTGTTTATTATTATTCATTAGTTAATAGTATTATTCTTTTTATTCTATTGTTATCATATTTATTTTTTTTAAACCAGGATTTTGGTGTTTTGGTATTAATGGTAATTGTACAAGTTAGGTTTATTGGTCATAATATTTTAAATTTCAAATCGTGGAGAACTTCTTTGCAATAA
- a CDS encoding AAA family ATPase, with the protein MNISFYSYKGGAGRTQLCANIAAYLCFYKQRKILLWDWDFEAPGLHRYFGLAENEVKVNGTLELLENHLRIMRSKEEVSKEDLKTIGSDNIKPLAKSGKGGQIDLIPAGNYLKDYSVRLSEFNWAEFLLDYDGAIFVEELKKRLKDFDYDYIFIDSRPGSSDYLGISNVLLPDVNIILISPNDQNFHGSLTIINQILQHNYVKKGYRDNYIIPILSRLDVNHHEAEKWTRKFLDTFSFLLANLFQPFKEMNYQEIDIENYFFEKTFLPYNYSISAGENLFFGGERENISPVSFKRIFANIAEFLEDLRLLGMVQFKELNFSQFPLKFLSNISMEQGKKLLEKAEEATVNNNVDTANNNYKEAIQVFKNVLRSDSNNFDGLINLGKAYLGQKRYIKAKGNFIKALNINENSETAWIQLSNCLFEMGDFREAEKIIKKTLEKYPKSKDVKYFQARILLEGGKKNAGLQLFNEMQSDLMKKGESEQQFFFNEIKDLDDN; encoded by the coding sequence ATGAATATTTCATTTTATTCCTATAAGGGCGGCGCTGGTAGAACACAGCTTTGCGCAAATATTGCAGCCTATTTATGTTTTTACAAACAAAGGAAGATTTTGTTATGGGATTGGGATTTTGAGGCTCCCGGACTACATAGATATTTTGGTCTTGCCGAAAACGAAGTTAAGGTAAATGGGACTTTAGAATTATTAGAAAATCATTTGCGGATAATGCGCAGTAAGGAGGAAGTTAGTAAAGAAGATTTAAAAACTATTGGAAGTGATAATATAAAGCCTTTAGCAAAAAGTGGAAAAGGTGGGCAAATTGATTTAATCCCGGCTGGAAATTATTTGAAAGATTATTCAGTTCGGTTGAGTGAATTTAATTGGGCGGAATTTTTACTTGATTACGATGGGGCTATTTTTGTTGAAGAATTAAAGAAAAGGTTGAAAGATTTTGATTACGATTATATTTTTATAGATAGTCGACCTGGATCGAGCGATTATTTGGGCATAAGTAATGTATTACTACCAGATGTAAATATTATTTTAATTAGTCCAAATGACCAAAATTTTCATGGTAGTTTGACAATAATTAATCAAATTCTACAACACAACTATGTGAAGAAAGGATATAGAGATAATTACATTATTCCAATCCTATCTAGATTAGATGTTAATCACCATGAGGCAGAAAAATGGACCCGAAAATTTTTGGACACATTTTCATTTCTTCTTGCAAACCTATTTCAACCTTTTAAAGAAATGAACTATCAAGAAATTGATATTGAGAATTATTTCTTTGAAAAGACTTTCCTCCCTTATAATTATTCCATTTCAGCTGGGGAAAATTTATTTTTTGGGGGAGAAAGAGAGAATATCAGTCCTGTCTCATTTAAAAGAATTTTTGCAAATATTGCCGAGTTTCTGGAGGATCTTCGGTTATTAGGAATGGTTCAATTTAAGGAGCTAAATTTTAGTCAATTTCCGTTGAAATTCTTATCAAATATCTCAATGGAACAGGGAAAAAAATTGCTGGAAAAAGCAGAAGAGGCTACAGTTAATAACAATGTAGATACTGCCAACAACAACTATAAAGAGGCTATTCAGGTATTCAAAAATGTATTGAGGTCAGATTCAAACAATTTTGATGGCTTGATTAATTTAGGTAAAGCTTATTTAGGCCAAAAAAGATATATTAAGGCAAAAGGAAATTTTATAAAGGCACTAAATATTAATGAGAATTCAGAAACTGCTTGGATACAACTTAGTAATTGTCTTTTTGAAATGGGGGATTTTCGGGAGGCTGAAAAAATAATCAAGAAAACTTTGGAGAAATACCCAAAATCAAAAGACGTAAAATACTTTCAGGCTCGTATTTTATTGGAAGGAGGTAAGAAAAATGCTGGCCTTCAATTGTTTAATGAAATGCAATCCGATTTAATGAAAAAAGGTGAGAGTGAACAACAATTTTTTTTTAACGAAATCAAAGACCTTGATGATAATTAA